The segment ATCTTCTCTGCAGCAGCCTCATCGATCCGGGAATCATCCCCGTCAATCACCGGCAGCCTCATCGTTCCCATTCCAAGGGCTGAAAGATTCAGGTTCTGAAATTTTTTGTAAATCATATCTGCACGCTCCTCCTTCTGTCAGTCAAAAATCCTGTGCCGGAACTTTTCCATCGTTCTTAAGAAGATATCTCTGCACCCGCCTCTGAAGCTTTTTGAAGCTATTGTAAAAGCTGTTTCTGGATACACAGTATCCTTCGTATTATTCTGCAAGGTTCCAGCTTTAAACTGATTATATGCCCTGGAGTTCACTCTAAGTCAATACTAATTTTCTCCGGCAGCGTATCTGTCCAAAAAAGGCAGCCTCTGTCTGTGGTGTGCTCCCTCCTAAGTGACAAGCTTTAATTTTTTACTTGTCTGCCCAGAAGGGAGCATATCAACTGCAGAAGCTGCCCCTATTTTTTCTTTTCCTGTCCTGTATTTTCCCCTGCGTTCCTGCCGGCCCCTAAAATGCTTCCAGATAGGCCAGCACTGCCTTCAGACAGCCATCGATCCCTGCCAGTCCCGTATCAAGGCACAGGTGGTAATTCTGGGCCCTGCCCCAGGTATTCCCCGTATAGTACTGGTAATAATCTTTTCTCTTTGCGTCTACCTCGCGGATATGGCGTTCGGTCTCCTTCGGATCCGTACTCTTTTCAATGGCCATCACCCGCATCACCCGCCGTTCCATCCTGGCGTGCAAAAAGAGGTTGACGCTGTCCTCCAATATCATATCTGCACACCGGCCCACAATCACACACGGGCCGTGGGCAGCCAGGCGTCTGATTACATTGGACTGGGCCACAAACAGCTGATCTGAAATATTTACCTGGTATAAATCTGCCAGAGCTACATATCTCTCATGATTCAGATAATCCGGAATCTCCACCCTCTCGTCATAGCGCCGGAAAGCCTCTTCCGCAATCTCCATATCGTCAGCTGCCATGGAAATCAGCTCTTTATCATAAAAAGGAATCCCCAGAGCTTCTGCGAGCTTCACCCCCAGCTCTCTTCCTCCGCTTCCGAATTCCCGGCTGACCGTTATAACCTTGCTCATAGCACGCACCCCTTTCCTTCATCCTGCCTTCGCAGATATCGTGTCTGATATCCCCATTATATCATGCAGTCTGTCGAAAAGGAAGGAAAAACGGCGTTTCAGATCCGCAGTTTAAATTCCAGTGCCCTCTCCTATTCTGCAAATGTGCCTGTAAGCGCAAAGCCATGATCCATCGGGCCGCTTCCCGCTCCCAGATTAAGCATTTCGGCGAGGGCAAGAGAGAGATAATCCTTGGAGCGGCGGACGGACTCAGACAGGGAGTAACCCTTGGCCAGATTGGAGGCAATGGCGCTTGAAAGCGTGCACCCCGTTCCATGGGTATTGGGATTGTCAATCCTCTTTCCACAGAACCATTCTCCCTTTCGTCCGTCAAACAGGAAGTCATCTGCGTCGCTGACGCTGTGTCCTCCCTTGACCAGCGCGGCGCAGCCGAATTTCTCCCAGATTTTTACAGCTGCAGCCTCCATCTCACTTTTTTCCCTTATCTTCATGCCGGCCATAATCTCCGCCTCCGGTATATTCGGAGTGACCACGAGCGCCAGCGGCATAAGCTCCTTCTCCAAAACAGCGACTGTCTCCGTCTCCATCAGACGTGAACCGCTGGTAGCCACCATCACAGGATCCAGCACAATGCGCTCTGCTCTGTGAAAGCGGAGCCTGTCTGCCGTCATCTGCACCAGAGCTTTTGAGGGAACCATACCTATTTTTACCGCATCCGGCCGGATATCCTCAAAGACTGCGTCGATCTGCTGTCCCAGAAATTCCGGGCTGCTCTCCAGTATCCCCCTCACCCCTGTGGTATTCTGGGCCGTTAGCGCCGTCACAGCGCTCATGCCATAGACACCGTTCATAATCATGGTCTTTAAGTCTGCCTGGATTCCTGCTCCTCCGCTTGAATCGCTCCCTGCTATTGAAAGTACTGTTTTCACTTTTGTTCCTCCCGCTCTCTGCGCTTCGTCTGCTTACCGCTGTGTCTGTTTCGGCCTTCCGGTGCTTCTTTCGGCCCTTTCCCGGCTCCCGGCACTCCTATTCGTCCCTGTATTTTCCAATCTTCTGATCAATCGTCAGGATCTCCCCATCGGGGCGGTACACAATCTTTACATAGGCTGAAACCTTCGGCGCTCCGGCCCTGACTGCCACATGCTGGCACTCCTTGACAATATCCATCAGTTCGTCATAGCTCTCCCCCTCTATCGTCGTTTCAAAGGGGCCTACTTCACAGTGGAGTCCCGTGCTTTTTATATATTCAATCACCTGATCCACAATCCGGCATACCTCCTGGTCACTGTCCACCTTGGGCAGAACCTGAATTGCAATGCTTGCGCTCATACCACTCTCTCCTCTCTTTTTTCTTTTCTATCCCAGGCAGTCTCTCCAGCTAAGCACCACCTCGTCAGCCATCTGCTTTAACTGGTCAAAATCCTTCGATCCCCTGTCATATACACCGACCACGTAGAATCCCGCCTGTCTCGCTGTTCTGGCAGCAAACAGTGCATCCTCATAAACGGCGATCTCCCCGGGCTGTGCACCGAACCGGCGTGCGGCCTCCTCATAGACCCTGGGGCTGTCCTTTCCGCGGCCTACCTCCTCGCAGGAAATGAGGAACTCGAAATACGGCAGAATACCGAGCCGCTTCAGGCAGTCGCTGACAAGGTGTCTGTCCGTCGCAGATGCAACGCACATTCTGACTCCCTGGCTGGCGAGCTGCCTGATATATTCACCGGCTCCGTCCTTCAGCGGAATATCCTTCCTGTAATGCTCCTCTATCATGGCATTCATCTCGCCTGCCACCTGCTCCGGCGTATCCTCCAGGCCGAATGTCCTGACAAACAGAGCCGCAGACTCCGCCATTGTCATCGTTTTAATTTCATCGGCTATGCCCTCCGGAACAGGATGGATCCCCCGTTTTTTCAGGAATTCCCCGGCCAGCTCCGCCCAGCAGACCATGGAATCTGCCAGTGTTCCGTCCAGATCAAACACAGCAAACTGCTTATCCATGTCTTACCATCTCCTCTGCCAGCTTTCTCAGATTCTCTGCGGCCTCTCCCGGCCGCTCTGCGGCGAAAATAGCTGACACCACAGCCACTCCGTCCACTCCCGTTCCCGCAAGCTCCATCAGATTGGACGGCTGAATACCTCCGATTGCCACAATGGGAATGGAAACAGAATTCCGGATTTCCCGGAGTGCGTCCACAGACAGGTTTCTCGCATCCTTCTTTGTGCTGGTTCCAAACACGGCTCCCACGCCTATGTAGTCTGCCCCTACCTTTTCTGCTACGGCAGCCTCCTCAGGCGTTCCGGCTGAAATCCCCAGAATCCGGTCAGGGCCTATCATAGCGCGGATATCACGCCCTTTTATATCTGACTGCCCCACATGAACACCGTCTGCCTGAATTTTCAGAGCGATCTCCACGCTGTCATTCACCACAAACGGAACCCTGTATTCTGCACAGAGCTCCTTAAGCTCCCTGGCCTCAGCCTCAAAGGAAGCCTCATCCAAGTCCTTCTCCCGGATCTGCAGAAAGGTAGCTCCTCCCTTCAGAACCTCCCTGCATACACCAGACAGACTCTCCCCTTCTCTCAGCCAGGAGCGATCCGTCACTGCATAGAGCAGCATCGCCCTTCTGATCTCATCCCTGGAAAATTTCATACCGCATCCCTTCCTTTAACTGTTCTTCTGTCAGATTAAATACTGCATCAATTAAGTCCGTGCGAAACGTGGCATTTCCCGTGCCGTTTCGTTTTCTTTTTTCGTCTGCCAGCTCGCCGCAGACGTTCATGACAGCCGCCCCGGCGCATGCAGCTGCAAAGGAGTCCTCCCTCCCTGCACCGGAAAATGCGCCCAGGAGCGCAGTCTGCATACAGCCGCTTCCTGTAATCCTGGCCATCACCGGACATCCGCCACGGAAGACGGCTGTCTGATTTCCGTCAGAGATCAGATCGATTTCCCCGGATACAGCCGTTACGCTCCCGGTTCTTCTCGAAAGCTCCCTGAACTCTTCTGCAGCCCTGAGAAGATTCTCCTCTGTGACTCGATCGGCTCCGCCTGCATCCACCCCGCTTCCCGCAGCCTGCCTGCCGGCCAGATAGCGAAGCTCTGAGGCATTGCCCCGTATAATTGAAAAATGTACTTCCTCAAGCAGCCGCCTGGACTCTCTCCTGCGAAGCTCTGTGCCGCCGGCTGCCACCGGATCGAGAATCACCGGCTTTCCCAGAGCATTGGCCCGCTGCCCTGCCAGAATCATCGCATCAATGTTCTCAATCGCGCCCATATTGCAGACAAGGGCTGCCGCTCCCTCCACTGCCTCTGCCGCTTCCCGTATATCGTGGGCCATGGACGGCGAGCCTCCCGCTGCCAGTATCACGTTGGCACAGTCATTGACCGTGACAAAATTTGTGATGCACTGCACCAGCGGACCCTGCTCCCTTGTCCTGCAAAACACTTCTAAAATTCTCTCTTGTAACTGATCCATTCCCGGTCCCTTTCCGACTCCTTTTCTGCCTGTTCGGCTCCGTTCTGACTCGTTTCCGGCGTCATTTCTGCCCTGTCCCAGCTTCATTCCGACTCAGCTTCATTCCTACTCAGCTTCTGATTTCAGTACAGCATGTAAGCTGACTGTCTATCCGATCGCATCCATCATCCGCCCGAATACTCCGGCGCGCTTTAAAAGCAGAAGCACTGCAATTCCCATGGCAGCTCCGACAGCAGCTGCCGGCGTGTAGAATGGAATATAATAGAAGGGAGACTGGGCATCCAGTCCGTAAAACAGCTTCATAAGAGGGTAGGATACCATGGCTCCGCAGAATCCGGTTCCCACCACCTCCCCTGCAAACACGAGATAAATATTTTTTGTCTTTCTGTACAGAAGTCCTCCCAGAATCGGCCCAAATACAGCCCCTGCCACTGCCTGGATAGTCCGCCCGCACATCATTCTCATCAGCCCGCACAGAAGCGCACTGACAAACCCGTACCACGGACCCAGAAATACAGCCGCCAGCACATCCACAAAATGCTGAAACGGAGCCATTGCCGGAAAATAGACAAAGGTATTCAGCACAAAGGCCAGACACGCAAACATGGCTGTCAAGACCATTTTTCTGGTTCTAAGGGACATTCCTGTTCTCTGCTGAACAGCTGCCCTGTTTTTTTCCTTCACTGTTTGGTTCACTGTCTTGTTCATTTTTCTACTTCTCTCCTTTGAAATACAGAGAAAACAGCCTGTCACAGCGCCGCTTTCTCCAGAATCAGGACAGAAAGGATTCACTCCTTTCCGCCCGGCGGTTCGGTTGCTTACAGAGCAAAGTCCCGGCGCTGCAAAAGGACATACAAAAAGAGACGCCTGATGCAGCGTCTCCCGAAAAAATCTCACCCTTTGACTTCCTACGACGGCATTATCCGCATCAGGTTAAAGGGTCGAAGTTCGATTACTTCCTCTCAGCCTGCCCACAAGCTCCCCTGTTTTTTATCGTGCCTATTATACCGCCGGATTCTTAAAAATGCAAGCCCTCTGTCTGATCTTTCATTTATCTGTCCCATTTCTTTTCGTTTACATCAAAACTGAACCAGCCAGTGCGGCCTTTTCATTTCATTATTCATTTATAAGTAAACACTCCCTCTTAAGCTGCTTCCAGACTAGAATTTACCGGCCTTAGCAGCTTCTTCAATGGAGACAGCCGCCAGGTATGTCTTCCGCTTAGATGAAGCACTCGGTGCATATCTTCATTCAAAGAAAAAAGACAAAAGACGATTTCTCTGAAAAACCGTTCTTCTGTCTTCCTTCATTATTTTTCCGGCAATAGAGTTCCCATACTCTTCAGGCTAATGGCTAAAGTAGACGTATTATGCAGCAGCGCGGAAGTCGTAGGCTGGATAACTCCCGCCACGCCAAGCGCAATCAGGGCCGCATTGATGGTAACTATTCCTCTGTAATTTTCCTGAATTCGATCCATCATAGCATTCGACAGGCGTTTCAGCACTACGATCTCCCGCAGATCTTCTGCGGCAATCGTTATATCCGCAATCTCACGGGCAATTTCTGCCCCATCGCTGACAGCGATTCCCGTATCTGCAGCTGAAAGCGCCGGCGAATCGTTGATTCCGTCGCCGATCATCACGACCTTTCTTCCTGCTGCTTTTTCTTTTTCGACAAATCCCGCCTTATCCTCCGGAAGCACCTCGGAATAATATTCATCCACTCCCACGCGCTTTGCGATCGAGGCTGCGGTTCGCTCGCTGTCGCCAGTCATCATAACAACTTTGGAGATGCCTTCTGCTTTCAGGAGCCTTACCATCTCCTCTGCTTCTTCTCTGAGCGGATCCTCAATACAGATTACTGCAACCAGCTCTCCGTTAATGGCAAGAAACAAATGGGAGTATTCTTCAGGCAGCATGTCAAACCGCTCTTGATATTCCGGACGGATTCGGCATTTTTCGTCTTCAAAGACAAAATGCCTGCTTCCAATTACGGTTTTCTTTCCGCCTATAGAAGAAGAAATCCCATGAGCCACAATATATTCTACCTTGGAGTGCATTTCCTCATGGCACAGGTTTCTTTTCTTTGCAGCATCCACGACGGCTTTTGCCATAGAATGAGGGAAATGCTCCTCTAAGCAGGCTGCGATCCTGAGCGCCTCCGCTTCTGGATAATCTCCAAACACAACGACTTCTTTTACCGTCGGCTGCGCCTTTGTCAGCGTGCCCGTTTTATCAAATACAATCGTGTCTGCCCCGGCTACCGCCTCCAGGTATTTCCCGCCCTTTACAGTAATACCGTTTTGTCCCGCTTCCCGTATGGCAGAAAGCACGGCGATCGGCATGGCCAGTTTCAGCGCGCAGGAAAAATCCACCATAAGAACCGACAGCGCCTTCGTCGCATTGCGGGTAATAAGTCCCACAAGCCCTGTTCCTAACAGCGTATACGGCACCAGACGATCTGCCAGGTGCTCCGCCTTGCTTTCCAGATCTGATTTCAGTTTCTCCGAATCTTCGATCATTGTCACGATCTTCTCAAACCTGGTGGCGCCGGACACAGCCCTGACCAGAATTTCCAGCTCCCCTTCCTCCAAAACAGTTCCGGCATAGACGGACTGTCCCTCCGTTCTTCGTATCGGAAGAGCTTCCCCAGTCAGAGACGCCTGGTTTACCATCCCCTCTCCAGCAGCCACCTCTCCGTCAAAAGGAATTACATTTCCCATGCGCACAACGACTCTGTCCCCCGGCAGAATATCGCAGGCAGGAACAAGGATCTCCCCTTCATCTCTTTTCAGCCAGACTTTCTTTATATTTAAAGACATACTGCGCGCCAGATCTCCTACTGATTTTTTGTGGGTCCATTCCTCCAGCAGTTCCCCGACGCCCAGCAAAAACATAACGGAGCCGGCAGTATTAAAATCTCCCCTCAGTACAGATACGCCAATCGCCGTTGCATCCAAAACCGGAACCTCTATTTTCCGCCTTTCCAGGCACCGGATTCCCTTTCCAATATACCGAATCGCTTTAAGGGCAATCCATACTTTCCTTACTGGATTCGGAATTATCAGCCTTCCCCCGTAGTGAAACAGTACTTTTGCAATCAGCTTTTCTCTGTATGCGGAATTTAAAGTGCGTCCGGAACTTGACAATACCGTATCCGGCGCTTCTGCCTTCTCTAAACAAAACTTTTTTAATTCACAGAGCAGCTCTTTACGGTTCCCCGTATAATAGATCACAGCATCTGCGGTGCGTTCATATACTTTGACCTTTGTGATATTTTTCTGTTTTTCAAGAGCCCAGCAAAGAGCATCCGCCTCCTCACATGTCATACGGTTTCGCATGACATGAATACGGAGGCGGCCCTGTATCTCATGCTTAATAAGAAATTTCATCTTTTATCTATTCGTTTTCTTTCTGTTCAGACGCACCCTCTTCCTGAACCCCGTCCTCCATTACCTGCATCGCTTCCTCTTCCGCGCGTTTCTCATTGATTTGCTGCGCCTCCGCAAGAATATCCTCCGCATTCTCCTGTACCGCCGCTGCGGTTTTCATAACGCAGTCTTTCGCCCGCAGCGCGGCTGCCGTACAATTTGTATATACCTTTTTCGCATCCTTACTGGAAAGAATCTTTACACCCACAGTCCCGAATACGGCTCCCCCTACGAAACAGCCGATCTTTTTTAAAGCAGAATCACTAAACATCTTATGTACCTCCTGATTACTTGTGTTTATAGCCTGTATAGAATGCCATCAAAAAGCAAAAGACTGCCGCCCATGCCCAAAATCTGTGCTGCTTCACAATCATATCCCTTCCTTCTATAAAGCTTATATTATTTTCATGTTTCAGCATAACAAATTAATTTTGAGATAGTCAACGCTAATTACCCTTATTGATAAATCTTATCACTTTTCTCTATTTATAGACAATTTTCCTGCTCAGCACCCCGATATTTTCCAGTTCCTTTACCAAGCGGTAAACCGTTGCTATCCCAATATTCCTGTCAAGCTTTTCTACCTGGACATAAATTTCCTTGCAGCTGGAACATCTGCTTTCCAGGATAACATCCAGAATCATCTTTCGCTGCTCGGTAATGCGGCAGCCATTATCTCGCAGCTTTCTAATAATCGTTTCTTTTTCGCTGAGCATCCCCATGTTCTCCTAAGCGGCGCATTTTTGATTTATCAGATTTATAAAAAATCAACTCTGAATAGACTCGACGGAAAATCCTGCTCTTTCCACAGCAGCAGTCAAAATATCTTCCCCCACCTCCCGGTCCAGGGATATTTCCGCACACCCTTTAGAAAGATCTACCCTGGCAGAAACTCCGTCAATCTGGTTCAGGCTATCGGTTACGCTTTGTACGCAATGGCCGCAGTGCATCCCCGAAATTATAATATTTTTTCTGGCGATCACCGGTCCCGCCAGCTTTTTTCTTTTCTTCTTCCGTCCACCAGAACAGCTTCCACCTGCAGGGCAGCCGACGCATTTTACTCCATTTCTTTTTGCTCTGATCAGATACGCAGACGCTCCTCCGATCAAAACGGCCAAAATAAGAACCGCTACTAAATTTTCCATATGGCAGACTACATCCTTTCTTCAAATGGAAACGGCAGACAAAGGAACTCTCCTCTGTCCGCCGTCTGTTTCTCACTCACGTTTCTTATGATCTTACAGAATGTAAGCTATATTCCATAGCAAACTCTTTATCCGATTTGCGGATTCTCCAGATAATAATTAACGCA is part of the Clostridium sp. M62/1 genome and harbors:
- a CDS encoding AAA family ATPase, whose translation is MSKVITVSREFGSGGRELGVKLAEALGIPFYDKELISMAADDMEIAEEAFRRYDERVEIPDYLNHERYVALADLYQVNISDQLFVAQSNVIRRLAAHGPCVIVGRCADMILEDSVNLFLHARMERRVMRVMAIEKSTDPKETERHIREVDAKRKDYYQYYTGNTWGRAQNYHLCLDTGLAGIDGCLKAVLAYLEAF
- the thiD gene encoding bifunctional hydroxymethylpyrimidine kinase/phosphomethylpyrimidine kinase, whose amino-acid sequence is MKTVLSIAGSDSSGGAGIQADLKTMIMNGVYGMSAVTALTAQNTTGVRGILESSPEFLGQQIDAVFEDIRPDAVKIGMVPSKALVQMTADRLRFHRAERIVLDPVMVATSGSRLMETETVAVLEKELMPLALVVTPNIPEAEIMAGMKIREKSEMEAAAVKIWEKFGCAALVKGGHSVSDADDFLFDGRKGEWFCGKRIDNPNTHGTGCTLSSAIASNLAKGYSLSESVRRSKDYLSLALAEMLNLGAGSGPMDHGFALTGTFAE
- a CDS encoding thiamine-binding protein, whose protein sequence is MSASIAIQVLPKVDSDQEVCRIVDQVIEYIKSTGLHCEVGPFETTIEGESYDELMDIVKECQHVAVRAGAPKVSAYVKIVYRPDGEILTIDQKIGKYRDE
- a CDS encoding HAD family hydrolase: MDKQFAVFDLDGTLADSMVCWAELAGEFLKKRGIHPVPEGIADEIKTMTMAESAALFVRTFGLEDTPEQVAGEMNAMIEEHYRKDIPLKDGAGEYIRQLASQGVRMCVASATDRHLVSDCLKRLGILPYFEFLISCEEVGRGKDSPRVYEEAARRFGAQPGEIAVYEDALFAARTARQAGFYVVGVYDRGSKDFDQLKQMADEVVLSWRDCLG
- the thiE gene encoding thiamine phosphate synthase is translated as MKFSRDEIRRAMLLYAVTDRSWLREGESLSGVCREVLKGGATFLQIREKDLDEASFEAEARELKELCAEYRVPFVVNDSVEIALKIQADGVHVGQSDIKGRDIRAMIGPDRILGISAGTPEEAAVAEKVGADYIGVGAVFGTSTKKDARNLSVDALREIRNSVSIPIVAIGGIQPSNLMELAGTGVDGVAVVSAIFAAERPGEAAENLRKLAEEMVRHG
- the thiM gene encoding hydroxyethylthiazole kinase, with the translated sequence MDQLQERILEVFCRTREQGPLVQCITNFVTVNDCANVILAAGGSPSMAHDIREAAEAVEGAAALVCNMGAIENIDAMILAGQRANALGKPVILDPVAAGGTELRRRESRRLLEEVHFSIIRGNASELRYLAGRQAAGSGVDAGGADRVTEENLLRAAEEFRELSRRTGSVTAVSGEIDLISDGNQTAVFRGGCPVMARITGSGCMQTALLGAFSGAGREDSFAAACAGAAVMNVCGELADEKRKRNGTGNATFRTDLIDAVFNLTEEQLKEGMRYEIFQG
- the thiW gene encoding energy coupling factor transporter S component ThiW, which produces MNKTVNQTVKEKNRAAVQQRTGMSLRTRKMVLTAMFACLAFVLNTFVYFPAMAPFQHFVDVLAAVFLGPWYGFVSALLCGLMRMMCGRTIQAVAGAVFGPILGGLLYRKTKNIYLVFAGEVVGTGFCGAMVSYPLMKLFYGLDAQSPFYYIPFYTPAAAVGAAMGIAVLLLLKRAGVFGRMMDAIG
- a CDS encoding heavy metal translocating P-type ATPase, producing the protein MKFLIKHEIQGRLRIHVMRNRMTCEEADALCWALEKQKNITKVKVYERTADAVIYYTGNRKELLCELKKFCLEKAEAPDTVLSSSGRTLNSAYREKLIAKVLFHYGGRLIIPNPVRKVWIALKAIRYIGKGIRCLERRKIEVPVLDATAIGVSVLRGDFNTAGSVMFLLGVGELLEEWTHKKSVGDLARSMSLNIKKVWLKRDEGEILVPACDILPGDRVVVRMGNVIPFDGEVAAGEGMVNQASLTGEALPIRRTEGQSVYAGTVLEEGELEILVRAVSGATRFEKIVTMIEDSEKLKSDLESKAEHLADRLVPYTLLGTGLVGLITRNATKALSVLMVDFSCALKLAMPIAVLSAIREAGQNGITVKGGKYLEAVAGADTIVFDKTGTLTKAQPTVKEVVVFGDYPEAEALRIAACLEEHFPHSMAKAVVDAAKKRNLCHEEMHSKVEYIVAHGISSSIGGKKTVIGSRHFVFEDEKCRIRPEYQERFDMLPEEYSHLFLAINGELVAVICIEDPLREEAEEMVRLLKAEGISKVVMMTGDSERTAASIAKRVGVDEYYSEVLPEDKAGFVEKEKAAGRKVVMIGDGINDSPALSAADTGIAVSDGAEIAREIADITIAAEDLREIVVLKRLSNAMMDRIQENYRGIVTINAALIALGVAGVIQPTTSALLHNTSTLAISLKSMGTLLPEK
- a CDS encoding DUF6110 family protein, whose amino-acid sequence is MFSDSALKKIGCFVGGAVFGTVGVKILSSKDAKKVYTNCTAAALRAKDCVMKTAAAVQENAEDILAEAQQINEKRAEEEAMQVMEDGVQEEGASEQKENE
- a CDS encoding transcriptional repressor — encoded protein: MLSEKETIIRKLRDNGCRITEQRKMILDVILESRCSSCKEIYVQVEKLDRNIGIATVYRLVKELENIGVLSRKIVYK
- a CDS encoding heavy-metal-associated domain-containing protein, with protein sequence MENLVAVLILAVLIGGASAYLIRAKRNGVKCVGCPAGGSCSGGRKKKRKKLAGPVIARKNIIISGMHCGHCVQSVTDSLNQIDGVSARVDLSKGCAEISLDREVGEDILTAAVERAGFSVESIQS